Within the Pengzhenrongella sicca genome, the region CCGAGGAGATCCCCGGGGCGAAGCACTTCGGGGTCTGGCCGCTCGCCGAGGCGGCGCAGGCCTGCTTCGGCCTCGACCAGTGGCCGCAGGACCACCCCGTCCCGCAGGCGAGCGTCGAGTTCGAGGTCGACGACGTCGAGGCGGCGGCCAGCGAGCTCGTCGCGAAGGGCTACCGGCTGCTGCACCCGACCCGAACCGAGCCGTGGCACCAGATCATCGCGCGGCTGCAGACGCCGGACGGGATGATCGTGGGGGTCTGCTTCACGCCCTGGCTGCACGACACCTGAGCCGGCACGCCCGGCGCAGGGCTACAGGCTGTGCCAGCCGCCGCGCCGGTACGCCGGGGTCGCGAGCGCGAGCACCGCGAGCGCCGTCGCAGCGCACCCGACCATGACCAGGCACATCGCGCGCGCGTCGCCGCCGAGGACTCCGACCAGCGGGCTCACCACGCCGGCGATGCCGGTCTGCATCGAGCCGAGGAACGCGGCCGCCGTGCCCGCCATCGCGCCGTACCGGTTGAGGGCGATCGCTGAGGCGTTCGGCGGGACGAAGTTCACCAGGAGCAGCAGCAGCCACAGGGCGACCAGCAGGCCGAACAGCCCGCCGAAGCCCGTGAGCGCGATCGCGAGCAGCACGACGGACATCGTGAGCGAGGCCGGGAGCGCGACGCGCAGGATGCGGATCGGCGCGATCCGACGCACGAGCGCGGCGTTGATCTGCGCACCGCCGACGAGCGCGATGCCGTTGACCGCGAACAGCAGCGCGAACTGGTTGGCCGACAGCCCGTAGCCCTCGCGCAGCACGAACGGCGAGCCGACGACGTAGCTGATCAGCAGGCCCATCCCGAGTCCCGGCAGCACCGCGACGGCGACGAAGTGCCGATCGCGCAGCAGCTCGCGGTAGCCGCGCAGCGCCGGGCCGAGGCCGGCCTCGCGGCGGAACTCCGGGTGCAGCGTCTCGGGCAGCCGCCGCCAGACCACGACCCAGAGCACGGCGCCGAACAGCGCGAGCCCGACGAACACCCCGCGCCAGCCGAACTGGCCCGCGATGACCCCGCCGAGCGAGGGCGCGAACATCGGCGCGGCGCCGATCACGAGCATGAGCCGGGACAGCAGGCGGGACGCGTCGGCGCCCACGAACCGGTCCCGGATGACCGCGAGCGCGACCACGGTCGCCGACGCGTTGAAGAACCCCTGCAGGAACCGCAGCGTGATCAGCCAGCCGATGCCGGGCGCGACGGCGCACAGGAGCGAGATCAGCACGTGCATCGCGACCCCGATCAGCACGGGGAGCCGGCGCCCGAGCCGGTCGGAGAGCGGTCCGACGACGAGCTGGCCGAACGCGCCGCCGACGAGGACGCCGGTCATGGTCAGCTGGACGGCGGTGGTCGACGTGGCGAGGTCCCGCGCCACGTCGGGCAGCGAGGGCACGTAGATGTCGCTGGTCACCGCCGGCAGGGCGCACATGAGGCCGAGCAGCAGGATGTACTTGCCGGTCGAGCGAGGGGCGGGGGGACTGAGGGGGCCGCCGTTTTCCATCGCGACGATTCTCTCATCCGTTCGCGTGCGCGCCGCCGACGCCGGGCAGCGCACGTCGGACCCATACGGCACGCTGGTGCCATGTGCGGTCGCTACGCCTCGTTCCGCGAGGCCCAGGATCTGGCGGACGAGTTCGCGCTCGCGTCCATCGCCGACGACGTCCGGCTGCTGCCCGCGTCGTGGAATGTCGCCCCGACCGACCCGATCCGGATCATCGTCGAGCGGCCGGAGCGGCTGGCCGACGGCTCCCACGGGGCGATCCAGCGCACCCTGCGCGCCGCTCGCTGGGGGCTCGTGCCGTCCTGGGCGAAGGACCGGTCGATCGGCGCCAAGATGATCAACGCGCGCATGGAGACGGTGCTCACCAAGCCGGCGTTCCGGCGCGCCGCCGCGAGCCGGCGCGCGCTGGTGCCCGCCGACGGGTACTACGAGTGGCTGCCGCCGGAGCCGGGCGCCGGGCCGCGGGCCCGCAAGCAGCCGATCTATCTCCATCCGGGCGACGGCGGGTCGCTCGCGCTGGCCGGCCTGTACGAGTTCTGGACCGACCCCGCCAAGGCCGCCGACGATCCGTCGCGCTGGCTCGTGACCGCGACGATCATCACCACGACGGCGGTGGACGAGATGGGCCGCGTCCACGACCGGCAACCGGTGATGCTGCTCCCGGACCGCTGGGACGCCTGGCTGGACCCGGCGGTCGGCGCCGAGGAGGCGGCCGCGCAGCTCGCCTCGAACGCACCCCGCCTTGAGCTGACCCCGGTCTCGACGGCCGTCAACACGGTCGGCACGAACGGCCCGGAGCTGATCCTGCCGCTGTGACGCGGGCGACCGTCAGTCGATCGACTCGACCCGGACCGGGGAGATCGCCCCGAGGCCGGCGAGGTCGCGGACCGGCTGCGGCGCGAGCCGGAACCGGCCCGACGCTGCGAGGAGCGCCGCGGTCGTCTCGTCCGTGAGGACCGTGCTCGGCTCGGCGATGTCCGTCAGGCGGGCGGCGAGGTTCACCGACGCCCCGAACACGTCGCCGAACCGCGAGAGCACGCGGCCCTGCACGAAGCCGACCCGCACGGGGGTGACCCCGCGCGCGCCCTCCGCGAGCCCGCCCGCGGTGCGCTCGGCCGCCACGTCCAGTTCCGTGCCCAGCACGCGCGCGAGGCCGAGCGCCACGTCGGCGCCGGTCGCGACGTCGTCGGCGATGAACAGCACGGCGTCCCCGATCGTCTTGACCACCCGCCCGCCCGCCTCGGTGACCACGTCCCGCGCGATCGTCTCGAACCGTTGCACGAACGCCGACAGGTCCGTCGGGCCGAGGCCGGCGGTGCGGCGCGTGAACGAGACCATGTCGGCGAACCCGACCGCGCGCGCGAGCGGCAGCGCCGTGGGGTCCGGGTGGTCGACGGCGCCGACCTCGCCGAACTCTGCGGCGATCCGGCCGGCCATGGCCGCGAGGTGCCGGCGCCAGGAGTGGACGAGCTGGGCCTCGAGCAGCGGGCCGGTCTGCGCGAGGCGGTCGAGCACGACCAGGCGCGCGCTCGTGTCGTCGAGCTGGTAGCGCGCCGCGGCGTCCTCGACGAGGGCCTCGACCTGCCAGAGCACGAGGCGCTCGGACGTGTGCCCGAGCGCGCGGGTCAGGGTCACGGCGGTCCGCCGGTTCATCTCGCCCGACCGGATCAGCGCGGCGACGCGCATGATCGCGGCGGCGTCGTCCTCGGTGAACACCGGGTCGTCCGGGTCGGCGTGCGGCAGGCCGAGCGTCGACCAGAACACCCGCGCGTCCTCGACGTCGACGTCGGGCCCGGACCGCTCGGCGAGGTCCCGGAGCGTGAGCGTCCGAGCGCCGCCGAGCAGCAACGCGTCGAGCCCGCCGACGGTCGAGTCCACCGCCGCAGGCTCCTGGCCCGGTCCAACGGCTGTGTGCTGCATCACCCCAGGCTAGCCCGCGTCCGGCGGCCGCCGACCGCGGCGGCCGGACGGCGGGCGGTCAGACGGCGGGCAGTCAGACAGCCGGCGGTCAGACGGCGGAGTGCTCGCGCAGGTGCAGCACGTCGCCCGCGAGCACCACGTGCTCGGTCCCGGCGTCGTCGCGGACGGCGAGCGCGCCGTCGCGGGTGAGCCCGGTGGCGCGGCCGACCAGCTCCTGCCCGCCGGGCAGCGCGACGTGCACGCGCCGGCCGAGGGTGGCGCACACGGACTCGACCTCGTCCGCGAGACCCGACGCGAGCGCGTCGGACCCCGCCGCGTGCCACCGCCCCTGCAGCTCGGCGAGCGCGGTCACCAGCGCGACCAGCAGCACCTCACGGTCCAGGTCGCGGGCCCCCGCCCCGGCGAGGGAGATCGCGCTCGGCACGGGCAGCTCGGCCGCCGTCTGGGAGACGTTCACGCCGATGCCCAGGACCGCCACGGGCCCGGCCGGGGTGTGCACGAGCTCGCACAGGATGCCGCCGACCTTGCGCCGACTCCCCCAGCCCGCCAGGTCCGTCCCGTCGGGCGCGGGCACGAGCACGTCGTTCGGCCACTTCAGGGTCGCCTGCACGCCCGTCGTCGCGCGCAGCGCGTGCACCGCCCCGAGGCCCGTGAGCAGCGGGAGCCAGCCGAGCGCGTCGGGCGGCATGCTCACCCGGACGGAGATCGAGAGCGTGAGCGCGGCGCCGGCGGGGGTCACCCAGGCGTGCCCGGCGCGCCCGCGGCCATCCTCCTGGTGGTCCGCGACGAGCAGGCCGACGCCCGGCCACGCCGCCGGGTCGGCGGCGAACGCGCGCGCGAGCTCGGCGTTCGTCGAGCCGATCCGCGGGACGACCTCGACCCGCCCGAGCGGCCCGGCTGGCTCGAGCAACAGCTCGCGCAGCACGGACGCCCGCAACCCGCTCCGAGCCCCGCTCCCCGGGTCCGCCCGCTCGTCCGCCGCTGCACCCGCTGCCTCGTCCGCCGCCATCGCCCCATCGTCCATCCCCCCATCCTCGCGCCCCCACCGCGGTTCTGCGAAGGACCGGCCTCGGCGGATCCGGGGCGGGGTCGGGGCGGACGCGGGGTGGGGTGCGGGGTGGGGTGCGGGGTGGGGTGCGGGGCGCGGCGGGGCCTGGCAACTAGGCTCGCCGGGTGACTGACGCAACTGACGACCCGGGTACCGGCACGGCCGCCAAGCTCGCCGACCTGCGCGCGCGAGACCGCGCGGTGACCGTCGACCCGGAGGAGGGCGCGGCCGCCAAGCAGCATCCGCGCGGCAAGAAGACGGCGCGCGAGCGGATCGCGGTCCTGCTCGACGAGGACTCCTTCGTCGAGCTCGACGCGTTCGCGCGGCACCGGTCGACCAACTTCGGGCTCGAGAAGAAGCGGATCCCAGGCGACGGCGTCGTCGTCGGGCACGGCACGATCGACGGCCGCCAGGTGTGCATCTACTCCCAGGACTTCACCGTCTTCGGCGGCTCGCTCGGCGAGGTGCACGGCCAGAAGATCACGAAGGTCATGGACCTCGCGCTGCGGACCGGGGTGCCGCTGATCGGGATCGCCGACGGAGGGGGCGCGCGCATCCAGGAGGGCGTCGCGGCCCTGACGCAGTTCGCGGAGATCTTCCGCCGCAACGTCGCGGCATCGGGCGTCATCCCGCAGATCTCGCTCATCCTCGGCCCGAGCGCGGGCGGCGCGGTGTACTCCCCCGCGCTGACCGACTTCATCGTGATGGCCGACGGCACGTCGAACATGTTCATCACCGGCCCGGACGTCATCCGCGCGGTCACGGGCGAGGAGGTCGGCCTCGAGGAGCTCGGGGGGGCGCACACGCACAACGAGCGCTCCGGCGTCGCGCACTACCTCGCGGCGGACGAGGACGACGCGCTCGACTACGTGAAGTCCCTGCTGTCCTACCTGCCGTCGAACAACCTCACGGACCCGCCCGTGTTCGCGGGCAGCGACGCGCCGCTCGAGGTGACCGACGCCGACCTCGAGCTCGACACGCTCGTGCCGGACTCCGACTCGCAGCCCTACGACATGCGCACGGCGGTCGAGCACGTCCTCGACGAGAGCGTGTTCCTCGAGGTCCAGCCGCTGTACGCGCGCAACGTGCTGATCGGCTTCGGCCACGTCGAGGGCCACCCCGTCGGGATCGTCGCGAACCAGCCGATGCACATGGCCGGGACGCTCGACATCAACGCGGCTGAGAAGGCCGCCCGGTTCGTGCGCACGTGCGACGCGTTCAACCTGCCCGTGCTGACGTTCGTCGACGTGCCGGGCTTCCTGCCCGGCGCCGAGCAGGAGTGGAATGGGATCATCCGGCGCGGCGCCAAGCTCATCTACGCCTACGCCGAGGCGACGGTGCCGCTCGTGACCGTGATCACGCGCAAGGCCTACGGCGGCGCGTACATCGTGATGGGGTCCAAGCAGCTGGGCGCCGACGTGAACCTCGCCTGGCCGACGGCGCAGATCGCGGTCATGGGCGCGGGCGGCGCCGTGAACATCCTGCAGCGCCGCGCGCTCGCCACGGTCGCCGCCGCGGGCGGCGACGTCGAGGCCGAGCGCGAGCGGCTGACGAACGCGTACGAGGACGCCATCGTGAACCCCTGGGACGCCGCCGACCGCGGCTACGTCGACGCCGTCATCGAGCCGTCGACGACGCGCGTGCAGATCGTGCGCGCCCTGCAGGCCCTGCGCACCAAACGGGCAAGCATGCCCGCCAAGAAGCACGGGAACATCCCGCTGTGAGCGACCACAGCCACGACACCTCGGGCGCGGCCCACGCGGACGAGCCGCTCGGCCCGGTCGACGCGGCGCCGCTGCACGCGGTGGTCGACGCGCTCGCGGCCGCGCTGCACGAGTACCTCGGCACGGCCGTCGGCGTCCGCGCCGAGTTCGGCTCGCACGAGGCCGACGAGGACCCGCGGGTGCTCGCGCTCGAGGCGCGGGTCGGCACGCTGAACGCCGAGCTGTACGACCTCGTGCACGAGCGCCTCGGCCTGCATGCCGACCTGACCTCGATGGCGTGGGACGAGACCGACCACGAGCACGAGGTCGGCCACCTGGACGCGCCGCCGCCGGCCGACACGACCGAGGTGTTCCACCTCGGCTTCGTCGTCGGCCCCCCGGCTGGCGCGAGCGACGTGACGATGGACTCCGTGCTCGACCTGCTCGACCAGGGCGGCGAGGACCTCGTGGTCCGGCTCGTGGACGCGGGCTTCGACGTCGTCGAGTGGGCGACCGCGCGCGGCGAGCCGGCCGACTTCGACGGCTTCGGCGACGACGGCGAGGACGAGGCGTGACC harbors:
- a CDS encoding multidrug effflux MFS transporter, with amino-acid sequence MENGGPLSPPAPRSTGKYILLLGLMCALPAVTSDIYVPSLPDVARDLATSTTAVQLTMTGVLVGGAFGQLVVGPLSDRLGRRLPVLIGVAMHVLISLLCAVAPGIGWLITLRFLQGFFNASATVVALAVIRDRFVGADASRLLSRLMLVIGAAPMFAPSLGGVIAGQFGWRGVFVGLALFGAVLWVVVWRRLPETLHPEFRREAGLGPALRGYRELLRDRHFVAVAVLPGLGMGLLISYVVGSPFVLREGYGLSANQFALLFAVNGIALVGGAQINAALVRRIAPIRILRVALPASLTMSVVLLAIALTGFGGLFGLLVALWLLLLLVNFVPPNASAIALNRYGAMAGTAAAFLGSMQTGIAGVVSPLVGVLGGDARAMCLVMVGCAATALAVLALATPAYRRGGWHSL
- a CDS encoding biotin--[acetyl-CoA-carboxylase] ligase, with product MDDGAMAADEAAGAAADERADPGSGARSGLRASVLRELLLEPAGPLGRVEVVPRIGSTNAELARAFAADPAAWPGVGLLVADHQEDGRGRAGHAWVTPAGAALTLSISVRVSMPPDALGWLPLLTGLGAVHALRATTGVQATLKWPNDVLVPAPDGTDLAGWGSRRKVGGILCELVHTPAGPVAVLGIGVNVSQTAAELPVPSAISLAGAGARDLDREVLLVALVTALAELQGRWHAAGSDALASGLADEVESVCATLGRRVHVALPGGQELVGRATGLTRDGALAVRDDAGTEHVVLAGDVLHLREHSAV
- a CDS encoding acyl-CoA carboxylase subunit beta gives rise to the protein MTDATDDPGTGTAAKLADLRARDRAVTVDPEEGAAAKQHPRGKKTARERIAVLLDEDSFVELDAFARHRSTNFGLEKKRIPGDGVVVGHGTIDGRQVCIYSQDFTVFGGSLGEVHGQKITKVMDLALRTGVPLIGIADGGGARIQEGVAALTQFAEIFRRNVAASGVIPQISLILGPSAGGAVYSPALTDFIVMADGTSNMFITGPDVIRAVTGEEVGLEELGGAHTHNERSGVAHYLAADEDDALDYVKSLLSYLPSNNLTDPPVFAGSDAPLEVTDADLELDTLVPDSDSQPYDMRTAVEHVLDESVFLEVQPLYARNVLIGFGHVEGHPVGIVANQPMHMAGTLDINAAEKAARFVRTCDAFNLPVLTFVDVPGFLPGAEQEWNGIIRRGAKLIYAYAEATVPLVTVITRKAYGGAYIVMGSKQLGADVNLAWPTAQIAVMGAGGAVNILQRRALATVAAAGGDVEAERERLTNAYEDAIVNPWDAADRGYVDAVIEPSTTRVQIVRALQALRTKRASMPAKKHGNIPL
- a CDS encoding adenylate/guanylate cyclase domain-containing protein → MQHTAVGPGQEPAAVDSTVGGLDALLLGGARTLTLRDLAERSGPDVDVEDARVFWSTLGLPHADPDDPVFTEDDAAAIMRVAALIRSGEMNRRTAVTLTRALGHTSERLVLWQVEALVEDAAARYQLDDTSARLVVLDRLAQTGPLLEAQLVHSWRRHLAAMAGRIAAEFGEVGAVDHPDPTALPLARAVGFADMVSFTRRTAGLGPTDLSAFVQRFETIARDVVTEAGGRVVKTIGDAVLFIADDVATGADVALGLARVLGTELDVAAERTAGGLAEGARGVTPVRVGFVQGRVLSRFGDVFGASVNLAARLTDIAEPSTVLTDETTAALLAASGRFRLAPQPVRDLAGLGAISPVRVESID
- a CDS encoding VOC family protein translates to MDVRFIASFTVVSNHPTADRRLFRDAIGLPLRSAVTAEEDSQYVFSEEIPGAKHFGVWPLAEAAQACFGLDQWPQDHPVPQASVEFEVDDVEAAASELVAKGYRLLHPTRTEPWHQIIARLQTPDGMIVGVCFTPWLHDT
- a CDS encoding SOS response-associated peptidase, which encodes MCGRYASFREAQDLADEFALASIADDVRLLPASWNVAPTDPIRIIVERPERLADGSHGAIQRTLRAARWGLVPSWAKDRSIGAKMINARMETVLTKPAFRRAAASRRALVPADGYYEWLPPEPGAGPRARKQPIYLHPGDGGSLALAGLYEFWTDPAKAADDPSRWLVTATIITTTAVDEMGRVHDRQPVMLLPDRWDAWLDPAVGAEEAAAQLASNAPRLELTPVSTAVNTVGTNGPELILPL